AATTAAAGGAAATCTTCTTTCCACCATCAGCAGTTATTCATGAGAAATTAGGAAATGTTGTTTTAGATTATAAGGTTATAAGGGAATCTTTTGTTATAGGTTTTGTGTTTGTTATGCACTACATCTTTACAGCAATGGTCTTTATAGCACTTGGATACGATCCATACAAGTCAATATTTGAGGCTGTCTCTTTAACATCCAACATAGGAATGTCTATGGGAATTGTAAATATCAATATGCCATTAATTGGAAAAATAGTTGGAATCTTAGCCATGTGGATTGGAAGATTGGAGATATTGCCAATATATGTTTTTGTTCTACTGCCAATAGTGAATAAAATCAAAAAATTAAAATAAAAACCTACATACTTGGAAATTGCCAATAAAAATATTATAACGAAAATTTTAAATACCATGTCAATACTCTTATTGAAAATTATATGTTGTGTGATAATATGACAAAGCAAAATAAACCTAATTGCATGTGCATTTGTGGGAAAAAAATTGCCCTCTCTTTAAAAAGAAAGAGGTATTCAAAAAAATTATTAACCTATAGGATGTTAAAAAAATACAACCTATATCCTTCACCGGCTCTAACTGTTGACGGCATTGTTGAGATTGACAACAAAATCCTGCTAATAAAAAGGAAGAAACATCCATTTAAAGATTTCTGGGCTCTTCCAGGGGGATTTGTAGAGTGTGGTGAGACGGTAGAGGAGGC
The sequence above is a segment of the Methanotorris igneus Kol 5 genome. Coding sequences within it:
- a CDS encoding NUDIX domain-containing protein, with amino-acid sequence MTKQNKPNCMCICGKKIALSLKRKRYSKKLLTYRMLKKYNLYPSPALTVDGIVEIDNKILLIKRKKHPFKDFWALPGGFVECGETVEEAVVREVEEETGLKTKIKKLLGVYSNPNRDPRGHTISIVFVLDVVSGEISAGDDAKDAGLFDLNNLPKLAFDHEDIIKDYLMNR